Genomic DNA from Zonotrichia leucophrys gambelii isolate GWCS_2022_RI chromosome 23, RI_Zleu_2.0, whole genome shotgun sequence:
cattaaggtttaataaaccttttaaaatttttaaagtgagcagttgtttctcacaaagccagcagccatccctgcagcaggagcagctggagttCCTCCCCATCCTTtgtgctccctgcacagcaggacAATTCCCCAAGGGGACGTTCCAGGCCCCAGGGGTGGTGTGCTCTGTTATTCACCTGTACCTGTGCCAAGGGCAGCACAGACAAAACTTGGCTTGTGGATGGGGTTGTGCTCcatcctgccctgagcagtgCCTGCGGGTGCCAAGAGCCCCCAGCTCGCAGGAAAATCCAGACAAGGCATCAGACAGGGAGAGATCCTCTacccctctgctcctctgcccctgAGTGACCTTTGAAGGGTTCTTGGTCACTGCCTTCCATGGCAAACACTCAGGGATGGGTTTATGCCATGGAAGGCAACAacttcccaatttcccagctcccagttaGATTTTCCAGCCTCTGTGAGGGCTCTCCTAATTCCCAGTTggattttccagctgctgtgggtCTCTCCcggatcccagctggatttCCAGCCTCTGTGGGGtctctcccaaatcccagttgGATTTTCCATCCAGCCCCTCAGGTCCACCCCAGTGCCTGGAAGGGTCCCCCTGATTGATCCTGgctttcctctctttctgcttCCTGTGTTCAATCCCATTTTAGCACAGGGAACCTTCACCCTGCTGTCCTTAACACCAGGATACCTAAAATTTATaaacccttttcccctttccctttttctcctttttcccagccTCAACCCCTCATAGAGGGAATCACAGTGATGCTTCCCTCCTGTATTTTGTCAGGATGAACAGCCCCAACCCAAATTCAACATCAAAACTCTGCTTGGCTTGGCTGGAGATCCATCCAAACCCCTCAGGACCGTCCTTGGAGACCATACAAATGCAAAGTTTGGCTCCCCCATGCAGGGACTCCCAGTTGGATTTTCCAACCTCGTCGGGGTCTCTCCCAGTTCCCAGTTGGATTTTCCAGCCAGCCCCTCAGGTCAACCCCAGTGCCTGGAAGGGTCTCCCTGACTGATCCTCCTTCTGCTTCCTGTCACCAATCCCATGTTAGCACAGGGaaccttttccccttttcccagccgCAATCCCTCACAGTGATGCCTCCCTCCTGCATTTTGTCAGGATAAACAGCCCCAACCCAAATTCAACACCTTTTTCTGCACCAAAACTCTTCTTGGCTTGGCTGGAGATCCATCCAAACCCCTCAGGACCATCCTTGGAGACCACACAAATGCAAAGTTTGGCTCTGGCAGTGTCACCCTAGAGCAGGCTGGCAGTGTGGCACAagcacccagcagagcagctcagcataATTGAGCAGCAGCATTCTTATTCACGTCATCTCCTGGCTTTGGCATGGCTTTTATTGCAGTCATTACAAAGACAGATATTACTTTTGGATTGACTCACTTGATGGGTTGATCAGCGCTTTATTGTAGCCTCCAGTTATAGCACTTTTTATGGCAGCCAGGAGAACTTAACCATTAGCACACTATTAGGAGGAACACTGGCAACTGATTAAGTTGCTGAAGgtcaaagacatttttcttaattgctccctcctcctcctccccctgcaaAGGAGCTGGAGGGAGAATTATTCCCTTTTAACAGCAAAGTCACAGAGCAGCACCTCGGATTTGCCATCAAATCCCTGGGGAGGGGCTCATTCTGAGCCCAGATCTTCTCTGAACTGCTGCAGTCTCGCTGCTGGAATGAAGGTGTGGAGATTTTCATGGATTAAAACTGGAAAAGCTTCAGGGTGATTTATTGGGTGCCACATACTGCAGATAATGGGGTCAGAATGAAAGGATGTGCCATGGGGATGTCCCTGGCTTTGGAGGGACATGGGAGAggattttccagcctctgtGGGGTCTTTCCCAACTCCCAGTtggattttccagcctctgtGGGGACTCTCCTAAATCCCAGTCGGATTTTTCAGCATCTGCAGGGtctttcccaattcccagttGGATTTTCCAGCCTCTATGGAGGCTCTCCTGAATCCCAGCtggattttccagcctctgtTGGGGCTCTCCCAATTCCCAGTtggattttccagcctctgtGGGGGCTGTCCTAAATCCCAGttggatttttcctcctctgtgggAGCTCTCCCAATTCCCAGTTGGATTTTCTTGCCTCTATGGGAGATCCCATGATTCCTAGTTGGATTTTCCAGCCTCCAtggggctctcccagctcccaatTGGATTTTCCAGCCCCTGTGGGGTCTCTCCCGACTCCCAATTGGATTTTCCAGCCTCTATGGGGgttctcccaaatcccagttggattttccagcctctgtGGGTGTCCTGAGTTGTGGCTGCTGCTAGACCAGCCCCATAACAGGCAAGAGGAGATCCCAGAGTCCAGGAAAGTCTCTCAGATCAGCTTTGTCATTCTCCccctcagagcccagcccctgAGGTGTTTTCCCACCAATTCCCAGGCACAGATGCTCAACAAGGTGTTCACGCCCTGTTTTCCAGGCTGTGTTTCCAGAGGCACTCAGGAATGGCAattccagcacaggctgagccaggggcacctccctccctgtccccagcacaggggatgtCTGAGTTCTTTTAAGCTCTtccaagccttctgatgtctaaCTTCTTTAATGAaatttctcacacactttcctgtaaataattattgtttcacattcttttctgaagaaggagaaatttgatggactcttggtttgtccagtgtcattggagaggtggcactgtcaccctccaatccactgtcacttttgaaagtctataaagttggagtcagaaattaaactccCCCTTTTTACCTGGGACGTTCCAGCATGAGCGTTGTTTTATTTCGTGTCCTATAGCGACAAGGGACAGAGAGTTTCATCCAGGATGGGCTTACCTGGGGCTAATTCATTACCCAGCACAGCTAACTAATGCAATTTTAAACTGTGTGATCCCTTAATGTGACTGGGACCGTTTCAGTTTTCTCCTCGTCTCCCTGCCCACCTGAGATGAGAAGCCAAAATCACCAATTTACCATTTCTGTGGTAAAATCTACCTGCAAAATCTCCATGGTCCTGATGGTCAGAGTCTCCTCCACATATCTGGGGCTGCTTCTTTCAACTTCACCCTGTTTTATGTCACCACATCTTCTCTCTGCCACAACCAGTTCAACAAATATTAAAAGGGAACAAAgacccatttaaaaaaatgttgcacATCCTGATGAGGACAGAACTGTGccatggagcaggagggaatttTGATGCCTGTGGACCATCAGGGAAGggctttttttccaggaattcctgaaaAATAGGAGAGTCACATGCAGAGCACAAGGTGTCCATTTGGATGGGAATTgtcaataggaaaaaaaacctggttCTTATTAAAGATGCTCCATCTCTTATACTCAGAGGTGCCTTTGGAAGTTGCCTGATTTCCTGGGTTTTCCacttaaatgaaattttattgttCTGCTCTTTCCTGTTACCTGTGAGAATTTATCAATTGCTCCTCCTTCAGCTAATCTTTATCAGCAATAACTCAAGAACAAGCACAGTCCTCTCTTATCCCCTCACTCTAATTAAGATGCTCTCCAGCATCTTCTTCCCTCGGGTGTTTCCTAATTAGGGCCGGTAGTTAAAGCTGTGCCCAAGGCTGTGCTCAGAGGTTGGCATCAGTGCAGCCCCACCAGGGGCTCCTGCCAGGCTCAGGCTGTCCctcagcccttggtggcactgaggggcttTGGAGGACACCCCAGCATCTTCACATCATCTTTTAGATGATGGCTTTTGAACtgaaatattataaataataataataataataataataataataataataataatatccaATCCCATTTAGATGGGATAATAATAGATGGAATAATCTATTGAGGATAAGGAATGTTTAAATTATCCAGATGGATTTTAGATGGGATAATAACAATGATAACAATTTAATAATTCTATATTCTAGATGAATAacaatcaaataaaaaattaaaagatttaTAAATTCTAGATtggaagaaataataataataataataataataataataataataataataataataataataataataataataataataataataataataataatatcccTTCCCAGATCTAAATCTcggtccctgccctgctgaccctacagccacagggctggggaagacTTGCACTCCACCATGGGAAAACACCACCAGGATCCCTCAGCACAAGGATCCAAACTGGTCCCACATCCACAAACCTGGGAtaattccccatccctgctgccagaaAAATCCAGGAGGGAAGAAGGTGTTGAAGATAAGGACTGTTTGAGTCAGTCAGAAGGACTCTAGATGGGTTCACTTGGACTGGAAATGTGCCCAGGACCATTCCCAACCTCCCTTTCCCATTTGTTTTTGGCCACCTGGATTCCTTTCACCTCACCCACCACCCCCAGCCACCAAATAAGGAAGGAAACCATTGACTGTTGTCATTATTTATTACAAATTATACAATGAAAATCACTGcctaaaaaaatcaatagatttaaataaatatacagaTTTCAGGATGCTACATTTGGCAGGTGTGCAGTAAGTCACTCAGGGTGGGTGGGACATTACACACACGAGGAGATTGACAGAGTACTTTACAGcagtagttttattttaaattactcacATTAAACCATGTGCAAAATTTCCTCTGGAACAAACCCTTTcaggattttcttcttttggtttttttagaatGACTCCAACCTTCAGAAGGTCAAAGATAGAAACAGATTCTCTGCAGCATTGGGGACCAAATGATTCATCTGCTCTTTCATCCACAATACAATCAATTGGTCTTATTTCTCCCCTCTCTGGGGCTTAAAGCAAAATCAAGGAATTCTTTTTCTTGTCCATTGGGACTACACTTGCCACAGCCACAGGTTTTGGTCCACCACCAACTTCAAGCAGCCTCTCCAAAGCTTCTGTGCAGTCCCGGGCAGCAGAGGGACCCAgaatggagagcagctctgtacctgccctgcccaggtgacagccctggctcctgcagagctcagtCTGCCCAGGCAAACAAAAGTGCATTTgtgacacagctccagggctgcctttgCCTGCCAGCTTGGTTTCCAGGCTCTGCACTCAGTGTTTGTCCCAAatgtttccttccctcccctgggccagcagagctgggtttaAACCTGAGCCTGACtcgggcagggctgtgctcccttacagaatcacagggcttgggtaggaagggaccttaaagatcacccagcCCCTGTTCCAACCAGTCCTTCCCTCCTCTTcattcccacctggctgcaTTCCCCTCCCCACGGTGACCTGCTGGCCCTCACTGCTCATTTactgtgcagagctggctcagagcagagccaggccaggctTTGTGTGCCCTCTCCAGCTGGGAGGAGGTTGGGAtattcaggagctgcagatccTCACTGAGAGCATGTCCAAGGAGATGAGAGGGGTCTGTGAcccaccccagggctctgctcaccctgccctgcctgtggggGCTCCTGCACAAGCTCAgcccccctgagccccagctgggtTTGGTGCCATCCCTGGGGTGTCTGATCctgcccctgagccccagctgggtTTGGTGCCATCCCTGGGGAAGCTGATCCTGCCCCTCAGCCACAACCAGGGCCTCGGTGGGAATCCACCCCAGGGATTTCTCAGCCACTGAGCGAGCGCCCCTGACCGCTGAGCTGGCCCCAGGGGATGATGAAATAAACTCTAAACAGCTCCCACAACAAACTGGGAGCTGTTCCACCACGGGAGCCTCGGCCATGGGCACTGACAGGAGAAAATAGTGCAAAGGTGGGCtcaggctggaggcagctcaTCCCTGACTGCAGCAAGAAGCAAACCCCTCTGGATGGGCCAGGCTTGGACAGCTCCAGAACTCAGGGCAGTGATGGGCTCAGTGCTGCCTGGTCCAGCTCTGCCCAAAACCCCTGGCTGAGCCCCTGGTCCAGCCCTGTTCCCCTGGCTGAGCCCTTGCTGAGGCCTCCAGGGCACAGTCCAGTCAGTGCTACTCCAGCACGACCCTTGCCTGATCCCAAAAGGCACAATTCAGCTCCAGGACACTTCTCTGACTGGACGGACAGAcagtttttccctttgcagcagTCCCTTGAGAGCTGGTTCATGCAGCAAGAACACGGAGACTTCCACCTCCTTCTCTTCCACTCACGGCCTTCCCTTCAGCTCTAACAactgacagcagagctggtggcaccCACAGGACTCCAAATTCTTCTGGTGAGCTTGGTGTGCTCCTGTCTCttatcttttcttcttccagatGTTTCTTTcccaaggcagagctggtggctgtgtgtccctctgCGAGCGCTGCTGGCGTTTGCTGGAGCGTGGGCTGGAGACCCTGAggtccctggggacagaggggacaccaTGGTCACTCTGCAGCCCATCTGTCCCCTGCTCAGCACCCCATACCATCACATTTATCTGCCCCTCACCACCATTTGCTGggaggcaggagatgggaaGGAGGAGCGGGAATTTCTGCCCACAGCTCCATTAAGGCACAGTGGAGCTCCACCAAACCCAACGAGGTGTCAGAGGATTCAAGGATGACCCAAAGTGCTGCCTCCCCAAACCTGCCTTTCAGAAAGCATCCCCATTGCCTctgatttattaattaatttgcCACCTCCCTTTAGCTCAGTTATACTCCTGGAGTTGCTCTTTCTCCCCACAATTCCCTGATGTGGGCTTAGCAAAGCTTTGTCCTTCGGTCCAAAGTTGCTGCCCCATAAATTATCTTCCCACATGATGccatccccttctccctcctctgtcCATCACCCACCTGCCTGTCCCACATCAGAGGAACTCCCCATTCCAAACAAGAATTACATTTTGGGGAGGGCACACGCAGCCCTCGCTCCTCAGATGGAGCCTTCAGTGCCATAGAGAGCAGAAACAGCAAATCCTCCTCATTTAGAGGAGACAGGAGGTCAGATCGGAGTGGGAACTGCAGCCTGGGGCCACAATCACATCTTCAAGTGCTCATGAGGGATGTTCAAAGTGGGTTTAGGCGCCCTGCTCACCTGAGAGCTCTCAGCAGCCCATGATGGGAAGGTCTTGTGGCACCGCTCTGCAGAGACCTCGCTGATGTCCCAGAGCTCACGGGGAGCTTCAGACTCTGGAGGTACCTAAAGAGCAAGAGGAGAAGCCTGAGccacccacagccaggctgcGGGGAGCTCAGGGGGAGCCTGGCCCGGTGACAGACAGCTGAATGCACGGCTTTGAAGGGTTAATTGCAGCTATTTGGGAGCTATTCAGGGCTGACTTTGACTGCTATTCCCTCGTGCCAGAGCTCCTCTATTCACAGGCAAAATGAATGATTGGGGATTGTAACTATTGCCTGGCTGTGGAATTAATGACAGATATCCACAGCGACTTCACCTCCCCTCAGCagcgctgctggagctgagcgGACACGCCCCAGGCACCATAACAGAGGTGGCCACGGGACATCTGGCTGCTTGGAgtgctcctctgctccctctgagccatgcaggggacactggggtccCAAAGCTCCACACCTTCATTTGTCCCTATTCCCAGTGCATTGCCAGCTCTCCTTCTCAGTAGGGAACACTGCTGTCCCAAAAATCCACACCCCTGCTTGTCCCCACTCCCAGTGCATTACCAGGTCTCCCTTCTGAGCAAGGGACACCGCTGTCCCAAAATTCCAAACCTTCATTTGTCCCCAGTCCCAAAGCATTGCCAGCTCTCCCTTCTGagcaggggacactgctgtcccAAAGCCCCACACCCTCACATGTCCCATCCCCACCGGCACACCCAGAGCTTCCCCagcctcctggcagcagcagcagcagcagggctggaggagacaCTGCTGCCTCTCAGCTGCTGAAGGGACCCTTGCACACCCAACCCACCCAGTGACACCACCAGGCCActcaggagggagaaaaaagccacagacaagtcccagctgctggcaaagAGCCATCCCCAGTGAGCCCTGCCTGTCTCTcatccctgagcacccccagccttACCCAGGCCTGCCGTGGCAGAAGGTGGCACAGATGCTGTCCCTGGAGTGCGCACACTCGCACCTGCCCGCCGACCTCTTGCGCCGCCTTGGCGGGCTGCCCAAGCCGTAGGGAGCGGTGTGCctgggaaaaacaaaggaattcaGCTGTGCCACCAGCTTTTTATTGGCCAGCATATTTGTACCAGGGTCCTGGGAGGCAGCCAAGCCAGTGCCAGGATAATAAAAGATTCATCTATAGACAGAAGGTGAAAAGGTCACTGATGGGTTTGAGCTTTAAACTCCAGCTCCTCTTGCACACCACCCCTCCCTGCCGGGGatgcctgctctgtgctggctgggaatgggagtTTTCTCTCCTTGCAGCAGCTCAGATGCCCATGCAAGGGCTGGCACACGGGCTGGGCAAGCTCCCATGGGTGGcagagctctgaggagcagggctggcccagccctgaGGTGCCAGCactctccttccctgcaggtTAAACACACAGGACACTGCACAGCCTGAGGAGCCTCAGGGCCAGAGCAGGTTCTGgtgctcccagcctgctcccagagctgcgaGCAcgctcctgctccatctctgaTGGCAATCTCCTctcccagaggctgcagcattGGCAGCGACTGCAAGCAACTATTCCCCGAGCAAGCAGCGAGTTGTAAATGCATGTCAGCAAGCACGATTATAACCACACCTGAGCGCGTGTGTTGTGCTCCAGTGCCATGGCCATTGGTCTGCAagctctgggaaagctgctccaGCATTCCTGAGGGCAGGACTTGGCAGCTTCAGCCCGCAGTGCCAGCCCACCCCTGTCTCATTAACaatcctggcaggcagcagcagccggggTTACGCGTGCGAGCGAGCGGGGAGAGGAACTTTTCTGACTCGCGGCCACAACATCTCGGTTTTGCTGCGGGCTCGCAGAGGTGCAAAGCTCAGGGAAAGCCGAGCCCGGGAGGAAGCAGCGCCCTGTGCTATCACCCCGACCCCCGGGGATGGACAAACACCcgagcagcagcagtagcagcagcagcacggttTGTCCCCTTCAGGGCTGGCCGTGCACCTTGGAGCAGGTGCTGCCGGAGCACCGGGAGCCTTTCCCACCCTGTCCAGCAGAAGGTACAGCCCCTGCCCATCAGCAGAGCTCCCCCGAGCGCCGCGCTCTGCTCACCCAGGTGTGTTGACCCAGATGATGTCCAGGTGACAGAAGTAGATGCATTCCTTATCCAGCCAGCTGTTGCAGGAACATCGCTTGCTCCTCGGCCGCGCGGCCAGGTGCGACTCGGCCGGGGGATGGCCCAGACCTGCgggaagcagcacagggagggagggatgagcGGCCCGTCCGTGCGCCCCCTCTGAGGGTCCCGGTGCCGGCGGGACCCTCACAGCCCCGGGGGCTCCCGGACCGAGGGTCCCCCCGGGTCTCCGCGTCCACCCCGGGCAcccccgctcccctccccgCTCAGGGAGTCGCCCCTCCCTTGCGGGCACCCCCGGGGCACCAAGCCCCGCTCCATCCCGGGGCTCACCGGCTTCCAGCAGGGCGCAAAGGGCGAGCGCCAGCAGCACGGCGGGGTGGCTGCCCATGACCGCGGCTCTGCGGCTTCTCCCgggcttttcctccttctcctgccgTGCCAGCTCTTCCAGCGGAGCCGCCGCGCTGCGTCTGGAGCCGGCGGGCGCCCGGCAGGTGCTTTATAGCCCGGGCCGCGTCACCGCTCCGCCCCCGGGGAACGCCGGGCTCGCGTGGGGCGGGCGCGGACCGGACCCCCCGCTCCTCCCCGCAGGAATCCTCGCGTTCCTCTGCCCGGGGAGAAAGTGCCGAGGAGTGGGAAAAGTCACTGGCAGGGATGCGGTGAggcagagcggggctggggctgcggtGAAGGCAGCGAGCACAGAGGGGTCTGCAGGCAGTGTCCCCCCAGGAACCCCCCGCTCCTCCCCGGAGGAATCCTCGCTTTCCTCTGCCCGGAGAGATCCGGGGGAAAGTGCTTGGGAACAGGAAAAGTCTCCGGGGCTGGGATGCGGTGAGGCAGGCACCTGTGGTGAAGGCAGCGAGCACAGCGGGGTCTGCCGGCAGTGTCCCCCTGCATCTCCCCCGGCCCCAGGGATGCTTTAAACTGACACAAACTCCGCAGGATTCAAGATAAAAATCAAGTTTTCCCTTTAAATGCCTTAATTTGACTTactttatttcaataaaaatgtatattaatAAGTTCACTTGAACTTATCTTAATTGCTGCTCAGTTGGTGCAATGACAGTCTTcgctttctctctctctcccctctattttttcctctgaatcAACTTTGAGACTTTTGCTACATTGAGCAATTAAAGTTTCTTGCAATAAATCTGCCCGTGTGCAGTCTAATTTCGATTCAGCATCCCTGTGGCACATTCAGCACTATCTGCACATTTTTAGGATGCGAATCATGTGAAGCACAGTCACCTCCTGGCAGGCACCAGGAGGAGTCAAAGCCCTTCACCTTGCCCGTGCTGTGTCAGGCAGAAACAGGAAATTCCTCCAGGGAATTGTTGGATCCTGAGCGTGCCAGGGATGGATCACAGCTCCCAGGCACCTGAATTCCTTGGGACCACCAGATCCAGCTTGGAGTGGCAGCTTCAGGCACAGCAAATCTCAGGCAAATCCTGTGAGCGGTTTGGAAAAGTGAAATCGCCGTGTTTGCCTTTTGCAAGAGGTTCTCCAAAGCTCCTTGGGAAAGGGagtgtattttatttgtttaccATGCGCAGTTCAGCTTTTATGGCCCTGTTGTCATGGGCAAGGTGGTGGCAATTGCAGCCACAGCGAGGTCTCATGCACAGGAACACGtgtgggggaaaggaaagggaaataagGAAAAGTGCAGAGAGGGACAGTGAGGAAAAAGGCTCCTGAGACAGAGCTTCTGCTCACAGAAGTAGCACAGGTGATGACTGCAGTCCTGCAGGAAAAGTCTGCAGGATTTGACATTCCCTTGGTGCAAGCAGCAGTGGGAATTCTCTCTGTGCCCATGCAAAATGCACACAGGGGGTGTATGCATGGAAAAACCAGCAGGAGCAAAGAAACTGCACAGAGGGCATGAAGTGAGGGGGCACAGAGGCCAGAGGGGGTGAAAAATGTTTGTATGGGCATGCCATGGAAATAACAGAGCATGGGATGTGTCAGGCAGAGAAAATCAGGAAGAGTGCAAatgataaattaataaaaaaataaagagagagctcataaaacaaagcaaacagagGGAAGTATTTAACCTCTGTCCCAATGCAACAATTAttctaaagaaaacagagaaacacaaaagcaGCATTACCTGTTACTGCCCATATTCCAGCTATGCCAAGTTTCAGAGTTAAGtcagagctgtgtgtgacatTCCAGATGCCAGCCCGGTGATACAATAAATCTGCCTTGGCTCCCGCTCCTGCACTCCTCATCCTGGTCACTGCAGGCTGAAAGACGATCCCCTCGACGTGGGGAAGGCAACGCAGCCGTGTTTGCTCACCCCGAGGGAAGGCTGGCCAGTGAATGACATCATTTCTACAAAAAAGGGCGCTGTCTTTGAAGGGGTGCTGCCGGAGAGGGCCGGGACAGCGCCGTGGCGCTGTTGGTTGAGGTTGGTTTGCTGAAGGGATCAGCCCTGtcacacccagagctgtgcctcGGGCAAGGAACCGCAGCCTCAAGCCAACCCCAGGTTTTGGGCATCTGGGTTCAAGGAATTTCCTCCACCTTTTGTGGCCAGGGCTCTGTCACCCAGCTCAGGTTTCCAAGGAGCACCTGGAGCTCCACGTAGCTGTCTGCAATCTGCTGGAGGTGCCCAGATATCTGCTGCTATCTGTCATGCCAGGTGCAAAAACATCTTCACAAACCAGGCCTTTCATCCAAGGATTTCTCAATTGTTGTCTTCATTTCCCATAAATCCCACCAGGCTGAAAATGGAGCAAATGTTACACCCTTGTTCTTGTGTGTGTCTGTAGAGGGAAGCCTGAATTCCTggtttttctccaggaaaagccCTCCCGTGCTGAGCAGGCACCAACCTGAGCTGCACACCTTGGGATGTTTGGCACCAGAGCTTCAAAGATCCCAAaggatgtggggctgggaggaatGCCTCTGGTTCTTGCAGGGAACCCCCCAGAGATGAAGTTGGCACTGAACTGACTTTGAACTGATCCAGTTCTGAGAGCTTTGTCCAGAGCTAAAGAGCTCCTGTGGATAAACAGGAGCTTGTGAGGGAGAATGCACAGGCAGAAGGTGAAGCAACTGCTTCAGCACCAAACCCatcccacagagcaggggggACTCtgtgatcttggaggtctttttgAGCCTTAGTGATTCCATGGTTCAGTGATTATTCTGCTGTCTGTGGTGGTTCCAAGAGGACCTGCTTGGTTTAGGATGGaacatcctgagctgggagggaccccaaggatcatccagcccagccccaaaatctgccAAGACCCCCAACAACCCCTCCCTGGCCATCCCTGCAGCGCTGCTCAAATTTCTCCCCCATCCTTcatctcccccatccctcaCACTCACACAATCATGGaatgtgctgagctggaagggacccacagggatgatcaatcccaaagccaaaccctgcccagagcccccagcaagcccagcctgggcatccctggagctgtggcagcctcggggccgtgcccattgcctgggcagcctgggcagtgccagcaccctctgggggaagagccttgccctgatctccagcctgagctgcc
This window encodes:
- the EDN2 gene encoding endothelin-2, producing MGSHPAVLLALALCALLEAGLGHPPAESHLAARPRSKRCSCNSWLDKECIYFCHLDIIWVNTPGHTAPYGLGSPPRRRKRSAGRCECAHSRDSICATFCHGRPGYLQSLKLPVSSGTSARSLQSGATRPSHHGLLRALRDLRVSSPRSSKRQQRSQRDTQPPALPWERNIWKKKR